The following proteins are encoded in a genomic region of Cryptomeria japonica chromosome 11, Sugi_1.0, whole genome shotgun sequence:
- the LOC131071105 gene encoding uncharacterized protein LOC131071105, giving the protein MAMPSVCSVLFFFLFSQFFLHYSFNFNWIRIEIMFARDCITGNSKRVDVTFSYNIQSPEIMFTGDCVTGNSKRVDVTPLITFKALEGKHVWLTCQKAYDLSIQIGSTIRSCDVNSVSTI; this is encoded by the exons ATGGCCATGCCTTCTGTTTGTTctgttcttttcttttttcttttttctcagtTTTTTCTGCATTATTCTTTTAATTTTAACTGGATCAGGATAGAGATTATGTTTGCTAGGGACTGCATAACCGGGAATTCCAAGCGTGTTGATGTGACTTTCTCTTACAACATTCAAAGCCCTG AGATTATGTTTACTGGGGACTGCGTAACCGGGAATTCCAAGCGTGTTGATGTGACTCCTCTTATAACATTCAAAGCCCTG GAAGGAAAACATGTGTGGCTGACATGTCAGAAAGCATATGACTTATCAATTCAAATTGGATCAACTATAAGGAGCTGTGATGTTAATTCGGTGAGTACTATTTGA